In Sphaerisporangium krabiense, the DNA window ACGATGCGGGCCGCCGCCTTGGGCGTGTCGGACCTGCTGCCCCGGGTGACCGACCAGGTGGCCAGCTCGCGGTCGGACGCGCTCTGCGTGAGCACCAGCAGCGTGCCGGCGTCCCGCCAGGCGATGTCGAGGATCTCCTGTCCCTCGTCGGTGGGCACGAGCGGGCGCACGTTCTTGATCTCCGGCCGCGACCTGTCGATCGACCCGACCAGCACGCGGTCGCCGCCCCCGTCGTCGGCGATGACGGCGACGCGGGCGCCGTCGCGCGAGACGCGGAACGCCTTGACGTCGGAGGACTCCAGGGCAGGGGCGGGCACGCGTTCCGCGCCGGTCGCGTCGCGCGCCCTGAGCACCTGCGATCTGCGCGGCCCCAGCTTGGCCACCGACCAGAGCTGGTCGTAGCGGTCCCAGGAGGGCGCGGTGAGCCCGGCCGCCTGCATCCAGCGCTGCCAGGGGCTGCCGGGCGCCTCTCCGGGGACCCAGACCGCGCCCGTCTTGTCCAGCAACGCCAGCGTCGACAGGCCCTTGCCCACGGCCAGGGCGGTGAACTGCCGCGCGGGCTCGGCGCCCCGGTCGAGCGGCTGGTCGTTGTCCTTGTCGACCAGGTACGGCTTGCCCTGGCGCAGGAAGAGCGCGTCGGACGAGGCGGTCACGACGTTGGGGTCGAAGCTCGCGTAGGCGCGCGGGTCGATGACGAACGGCCCGCCGGGGAACTGCTCCCCGTTGACCCTGACCTCGATGGACCGCGATTCGGTGAGCGGCTTCAGCGTCCAGGAGAGCTGGGCGGACAGGGCCATCCTCTGCGAGGTGACCCGCGCGGAGTCGACGATGCCGTAGGTGAAGTCCACCACGACGGTGTCGTCCTCGACGGTGACGTCGTTGACGTCCACGTCGTGGCCGAACGCCGGGACGACGGCGTCGCGGATCGGGGTGGTCGGCCCGAGGAGCATGCGCTGCACCAGCGACTTGGCGAGCCCCTGCTCGGGGTCGATGGGCACCTGCACCTGGTCGGTGACCAGAACCTTCTGGTCGAAGGCCGGGAAGTACAGATCGTAGGCGCGGTAGGCGCGCTTGAAGTCGTCGTCGGACAGCAGCAGCCCGGGGGGCGCCGCCGAGATGCGCCACTGGCCGCCGACCTTGGTCAGCTTGAACTCCTCGGTCAGCTCGCCGCCCGAGGAGGCGTCGGTGGGCACGTAGTGGCCGTCTGCGTCGAGGGCGCCGAGCTTGAGCGCCTTCATCGTGATGTGGGCCTGCGTCTCCTCGACGACCTGGCCGGGGGACTTCGGCTGGCCGTAGATCACCACCGCGTCGGTGGGGTCCCACGTGCGGCGGGCCTCTTCGGTGAGGTACTGCCGGGCCACGGTGCGCTGAGGGTCGTCGAAGCCGGCCGCGGCGGCCAGGAAGCCGTTGACGATGTCGATCGGCTCGCCGTTCGGCTTCGGCGGCGCCGCGAGGATGCGCACGTACGGCTGGCTGAGCGGGTCCTTGGCGGCCGGGCCGCGCGCCGTGAAGGGGTTGCCGCCGGTGGGCACGGTCGAGCACGCCGAGAGGAACGCGAGGGCCGCGGCCAGCGACGCGCCGAACGTGAGCCGTACGGGCCTGGAGGGGCCCGTACGGCGGGGCGGCCTGACCCGCCTGGCCGGCCGCGACGGGCTAGTCGGCATCGAAGGCCCCCTCGACGGCGGGCGAGAGCACCGGCGTGGCGTGGCCCCGCCAGGTGCGCCGCATCTCGACCTCCGGCGGCACCAGCGGCAGCGGCGAGCCGCGCAGCTCGGACCCTGCCTGCCGGGGCAGCGACAGGCGGAACTGCGACCCCTCCCCCGGCATGCCCCACGCCTGCAGCCACCCGCCGTGCAGCATGGCGTCCTCGCGGGAGATCGCCAGGCCGAGCCCGGTGCCGCCGATCGTGCGGGCCCGGGACGGGTCGGCGCGCCAGAAGCGGTCGAAGACCATGTTCTCCTCCCCGGGCTTGAGCCCCACCCCGTGGTCGCGCACCGCCACCGCCACCGCGTCGCGGTCGGCGCCGAGGGCGACCACGATGTCGCGGCCCTCGCCGTGCTCGATGGCGTTGAACAGCAGGTTGCGCAGGATGCGCTCGACCCGGCGGCTGTCGACCTCGGCCATGCAGGGCTCGCCGGGCAGCCGCAGGTCCAGCCGGGTGGACCTGCGCTCGGCCAGCGGCTGGGAATCGCCGACGGCGCGCAGCACCACGTCGCGCATGTCCACCGAGTCGATGTCGAGCGTGGCCGCGCCGGCGTCGTAGCGGCTGATCTCCAGAAGGTCGGCGAGCATCGACTCGAAGCGCTCGAGCTGGTTCTGCATCAGCTCGGCGGCGCGCGCGGTGGCGGGGTCGAAGTCCTCACGGCTCTCGTACAGCAGGTCGGCCGCCATGCGGACGGTGGTCAGCGGGGTGCGCAGCTCGTGGGAGACGTCGGAGACGAACTGCCGCTGCACCTGGGACAGCTCTTCGAGCTGGTGGATCTTCAGGGCGAGGTTGGAGGCCATCTCGTTGAAGGACGTGGCCAGGCGGGCCAGGTCGTCCTCGCCGCGCACCTTCAGCCGTTCCTCCAGCCGTCCCGCGGCGAGGCGCTCGGCCGCCTGGCGGGTGAGCCGGACCGGCGTGACGACCTGGCGGGTCACCAGGGAGGCCACGGCGGCGAGCAGCAGCACCAGCGCCACGCCGACCACGACCAGCCACTGCTGGACGGCGGACAACGTCTTGACGTCGTCCTCCAGCGGGAAGAAGTGGTAGACCTCGTAGTCGCCGACGAGCGCGCCGATGGCCAGCGCGGGGATCGGCTGCGGCCTGCCGACGTAGTACATCGGGGTGTAGAGCGCGCGGGGCTCGTCCTTGTTCTGCAGCACGGCGTCGCGCAGTTTCCACGTGACGCTCTTGGGGTCCAGGTTGTCGGTGACGCGGTCGCTGCCGACCAGGTCGGCGTTGAGGATCACGACGCTGTAGCGCGAGTCCGCCCGCTGGGCCATGGCGTAGGCCGCCTGGTCGACCGGGTTGGCGAAGGCGGTGTCGGGACCGCCGTCGCGGGCGGGCGCGTCCGGGGGCGTGGCGGCGGACGGCTGCTCCAGGTATCCGCCCAAGGTGGTCACGTTGGCCCGCGCCTCGGAGGTCGCCGAGTCGACCCGGCCCCGCAGCACGGCCGTGTCGATCATCTGCATGAGGAAGAAGCCGAGCACCGCGACCACGGTCATGGAGATGAAGAGGGTGCTGGTGACGACCCTGAGCTGCAGCGAGCGGCGCCAGACCCGGCGCACCCGCCCGGCCGCGCGCCGCGCGCGCCTGCGGACGCCGCGCACGATCTGGCGCGGCGTCCTGCGGGTCTTCTTCTTCGGCTTCGGGCGGGCGGGGCCCGTGCGGCCGGGAAGGGGCGCGGTGGCCATGGAAGGCGTGGAGGTCACGGCGCGGCCGCGCCGGCTACGCCGGCCCGGCCTTGTAGCCGACGCCGCGGACGGTGACCACGATCTCGGGGTGCTCGGGGTCCTTCTCGATCTTGGCCCGCAGGCGCTGGACGTGCACGTTGACCAGCCGCGTGTCCGCGGCGTGGCGGTAGCCCCAGACCTGCTCGAGCAGGACCTCGCGGGTGAAGACCTGGCGCGGCTTGCGGGCGAGCGCGACCAGCAGGTCGAACTCCAGCGGCGTGAGGTTGACCGTGTCCTCCTCGCGCTTGACCGAGTGACCGGCGACGTCGATGGTGATGTCGCCGATCTGCAGCACCTCGGGGGTCGGCTCGTCGGTGCGGCGCAGCCGCGCCCGCACCCGGGCGACGAGCTCCTTCGGCTTGAAGGGCTTGACGATGTAGTCGTCCGCGCCGGACTCCAGCCCCAGCACGACGTCGATCGTGTCGCTCTTGGCCGTCAGCATCACGATGGGCACGCCGGACTCGGCGCGGATGCGGCGGCAGACGTCGATGCCGTCGGCACCGGGAAGCATCAGGTCGAGAAGAACCAGGTCCGGCCGGGTGTCACGGAACGCGTCCAGCGCCTTGTCGCCATCGGACACGAACGACGGCTCGAAGCCCTCCCCCCGAAGGACAATGCCGAGCATCTCGGCGAGAGCGGCGTCGTCGTCGACGACCAGCACGCGTCCTTTCATGGCCCCTCATTCGTTCTGCACAGGTTCGAGAAGGTTGCGGCGAAAGCGGTTAGACCGACCGAAGGTTACCCGTGCGTCAGCACCGGGCGATAAACGGTCGAACATTGGCGTCACCAAAGGCTGAATTTTAGGCGCACGTTACACAACCCGCCAATGATCTGGCTCGATGAGCTTGCCATGTGGCGTGGCGCGGGAGTGCGGCCCCCTCCCCCAAGTGTGCGTCAAGTGGGTCGTATTCGGCCATCCCCTGACGTGATCACTACGGTCAGAACCCCGAAGAGCCGCGCGACATGCCAGGATTGGGATATGTCAGACGGTCACGGCTCCGCGTCCAGCACCCCTGGAGGCTGGGCGCAGAACCAGCCTCCGCCGTACTCCGGTCAGGCCGGCGCGCCGTGGACGTCACCCGGCGACGCGCCCCCCGCCGACCAGGCAGGGCAGGGCCAGGTTCCCCCAGGTCAGAACGCCCCTCCCCAGGACGGCCAGGCGTACGCGCCGGGGCAGCAGGGGCCGTACGGGTACGGGCAACAGGACGGCGGGCAGGCGTACGGCCGGCAGCACGGCGGGCAGGCGTACGGGCAGGACGCGTACGGGCAGCAGTACGGCCGGCAACAGTACGGATACTCGGCGTACGGGCAGGGGGGCCAGGCGCCACCCCCGGCCGCGCCGCGCCCCGGCATCATCCCGCTGCGTCCCCTGGGCGTCGGCGACATCCTGGACGGCACGATCAAGCTGATCCGGTCGAACCCGAAGGCCACGCTCGGCCTGTCGGCCATCGCCGCGGCCGTCGGCACGCTTCCCCTGGCGATCGGCCAGGCGATCTACTTCAACGCGCTCGGCGGCATGCTCGCCGACCCGTCGTCGCTCACGTACGACACCGAGGCGCCGGTCGGCGGCGCGATCGCCCAGTTGGGCGGCGGCGCGCTCTCGTACATCATGCAGTTCTTCCTGGTCACGATGCTGACCGGCGTGCTCACGCGCATCCTCGGCCGCGCGGTCTTCGGCGGGCGCATCACCATCGGCGAGGCCTGGCGGCTGACCCGCCCGAGGCTGCCGGCGCTGCTCGGCCTCGCCGTTCTGACCGCGCTGATCGTGCTGGCCCCGCTGGCGCTCATCGTCCTGCTGCTGGTGGCGCTCGCGGCGATCGGCACGACCCTGGCGGGCGTCGCGTCCGCCGCGTTGCTCCTCGGTCTCGGCTACCTGGTCTACGCGCTGATCATGACCACGCGCCTCGCGCTGGCCCCGGCCGCGGTGGTGCTGGAGGGCCGCGGCGTCTTCGAGGCGCTCCGGCGGTCCTGGGGCCTGGTCGGCGG includes these proteins:
- a CDS encoding LpqB family beta-propeller domain-containing protein gives rise to the protein MPTSPSRPARRVRPPRRTGPSRPVRLTFGASLAAALAFLSACSTVPTGGNPFTARGPAAKDPLSQPYVRILAAPPKPNGEPIDIVNGFLAAAAGFDDPQRTVARQYLTEEARRTWDPTDAVVIYGQPKSPGQVVEETQAHITMKALKLGALDADGHYVPTDASSGGELTEEFKLTKVGGQWRISAAPPGLLLSDDDFKRAYRAYDLYFPAFDQKVLVTDQVQVPIDPEQGLAKSLVQRMLLGPTTPIRDAVVPAFGHDVDVNDVTVEDDTVVVDFTYGIVDSARVTSQRMALSAQLSWTLKPLTESRSIEVRVNGEQFPGGPFVIDPRAYASFDPNVVTASSDALFLRQGKPYLVDKDNDQPLDRGAEPARQFTALAVGKGLSTLALLDKTGAVWVPGEAPGSPWQRWMQAAGLTAPSWDRYDQLWSVAKLGPRRSQVLRARDATGAERVPAPALESSDVKAFRVSRDGARVAVIADDGGGDRVLVGSIDRSRPEIKNVRPLVPTDEGQEILDIAWRDAGTLLVLTQSASDRELATWSVTRGSRSDTPKAAARIVTITAAPEPAPVFAGTSDGEVLMWDPQKRKWTSVERNGATTPKYPLG
- the mtrA gene encoding MtrAB system response regulator MtrA is translated as MKGRVLVVDDDAALAEMLGIVLRGEGFEPSFVSDGDKALDAFRDTRPDLVLLDLMLPGADGIDVCRRIRAESGVPIVMLTAKSDTIDVVLGLESGADDYIVKPFKPKELVARVRARLRRTDEPTPEVLQIGDITIDVAGHSVKREEDTVNLTPLEFDLLVALARKPRQVFTREVLLEQVWGYRHAADTRLVNVHVQRLRAKIEKDPEHPEIVVTVRGVGYKAGPA
- the mtrB gene encoding MtrAB system histidine kinase MtrB; this translates as MATAPLPGRTGPARPKPKKKTRRTPRQIVRGVRRRARRAAGRVRRVWRRSLQLRVVTSTLFISMTVVAVLGFFLMQMIDTAVLRGRVDSATSEARANVTTLGGYLEQPSAATPPDAPARDGGPDTAFANPVDQAAYAMAQRADSRYSVVILNADLVGSDRVTDNLDPKSVTWKLRDAVLQNKDEPRALYTPMYYVGRPQPIPALAIGALVGDYEVYHFFPLEDDVKTLSAVQQWLVVVGVALVLLLAAVASLVTRQVVTPVRLTRQAAERLAAGRLEERLKVRGEDDLARLATSFNEMASNLALKIHQLEELSQVQRQFVSDVSHELRTPLTTVRMAADLLYESREDFDPATARAAELMQNQLERFESMLADLLEISRYDAGAATLDIDSVDMRDVVLRAVGDSQPLAERRSTRLDLRLPGEPCMAEVDSRRVERILRNLLFNAIEHGEGRDIVVALGADRDAVAVAVRDHGVGLKPGEENMVFDRFWRADPSRARTIGGTGLGLAISREDAMLHGGWLQAWGMPGEGSQFRLSLPRQAGSELRGSPLPLVPPEVEMRRTWRGHATPVLSPAVEGAFDAD
- a CDS encoding glycerophosphoryl diester phosphodiesterase membrane domain-containing protein produces the protein MSDGHGSASSTPGGWAQNQPPPYSGQAGAPWTSPGDAPPADQAGQGQVPPGQNAPPQDGQAYAPGQQGPYGYGQQDGGQAYGRQHGGQAYGQDAYGQQYGRQQYGYSAYGQGGQAPPPAAPRPGIIPLRPLGVGDILDGTIKLIRSNPKATLGLSAIAAAVGTLPLAIGQAIYFNALGGMLADPSSLTYDTEAPVGGAIAQLGGGALSYIMQFFLVTMLTGVLTRILGRAVFGGRITIGEAWRLTRPRLPALLGLAVLTALIVLAPLALIVLLLVALAAIGTTLAGVASAALLLGLGYLVYALIMTTRLALAPAAVVLEGRGVFEALRRSWGLVGGAFWRTLGILVLTMILTALIGGILSVPVNVLTMLVTFTGRDGLIATVLTTILLVIGGILTSMITYPLQAGVNGLLYTDRRMRAEAFDLVLRTAAAEQYRQGWVSSAADDLWHPSHAAGHAGGYHPQDPRHHPYAPGGPGGL